The sequence CCATCCCCACCCCATGGCCCTAGTCCACATGGAGCTGGTTCTTTCACCATTCCAGCTGGGAGACCCACTGGTCCATATGGAGCTGGTTTTTTCACCATTCCAACCATGAGAACCCCTTGTCCACATGGACCTGGTCCTTGCATTGGCCCAGAAACAACCTGCTTTAAGATAAAGATTTTAGATGACTAACATAGTAACATGTTAATGGACTAAAATGAGATTATCATCAGATTAGGACATTTCAatgctcaaattttattttgtttgagtttCAAAGAACTAGTTACGTACCTCGGGAATTCTCATGCCACCCATGTTGAATGCGTCAATAGGAGGACGAGGTAGTGCCGGTTTTCCTTCCATAACATAGACTCCAATGCTGTGAATAAACCATCCTTGTCTCCCATGGAATCCTACAATAATCCCATCTTTTGAGCCAGAGGAGAAAGGGATCCCTTGTTCATCTCCAAAAGGTCCATACTTCTTCATGTTAGTGTGAAATGTGATGGATTTGATTATTGTAGGTCCCCTAAAGATTAATGATCCATAATATCCACTTATGTGAGTCAAGAACTCATTTGGATATTCAAATCTTATCTGATCCACAACAAACCACCATAATTTGTATGAGAGCAAATTATGTACATGTTTCATTAGGCTCAagatattaaaacaaaatatattgtaagaaacagtataaaaaatggaaattaaaaaaaaaaatcatcaataaacaTACCTATAGATATattacaaatttcaaatttgaactaaaaacTCAAGACTAAAACAACggttatatattattacaaatttaaaatttgaactgAAAACTCAAGACTAAAACAACGGTTATATATGTTatgttatttcttttattatatttcgATTTAATAACATGCTTAGATTAActtgatataattttataagatgttataaaaattcaactaataaaaaattagttaaatttggtaaatatttatcttcaaattttagCTGTGTTTTTAAGGAATATAACAGGTGAATGAAGGAGATAatgtttgataaattttttcatgCACTTATTTAGCTactactaccaaaaaaaaaaaaaaaaaattattgtctcATGTTATtataagcaattttttttaaaaaaaaaaatttaatccaataTATAGACTGATCTAATTATCAAAAgtatagaaaaatataaatacatgaaaatgttgatgtttaatataaataataaaaaatggaactaaaaattttaattttaataatttcattgctaaatataatattataacgTTTGaccaaaataaacaattaattatACTATTTATAAAAGTATTGAATTTTAGTtaagttaaaatatttttgtataaGTATAATACAAGAAACCTTTAATATATACGATTTATTTTCAGCTAGAgtatttttgtctattttgtattaaaaaaaatacatatttatatgCAATATATAGTATAGTATGCATACTTTACTAAACATGCagcccacaatatatatatatatatatatatatatatatatttatataaaaggaGTGTGTTGTAATATTAATTGTATTTATCTCTAAATCAAGATTTGAGCCATGTGTGTTAACAGATTAAGATATTCACCTTTTCCAATGTCAGTCCTCCATTGCCACCATTCTTGTTTCCCCATATAGCTTGGCCATTGCGATCATAGCAAACTTTAATGGAAAAAAGACCACCAGAGCGTGTTAATTGAATCTCTCGCACGCCTGTATAGCATGATCCATCATCAAATTGCATTCCTCCAGGGCCACCCCAAGGTCCACATGACACAACCTTGGATCCTTTGGCAATTTGGGCAGTACCAGTATAAAcctataaaaatttatatatatttttttaattttaatctatatatgaatgcaattattgaattatatatatatatatatatttatatataatgcaACAGCAGAAAATACCACCAACCTTGTTATTGGTTACATATTCCCCGACAAATCTATTTGGTGGGAGCATATTATCCTCAATTTGCCTCATATTTGAATAGCCCTTGGCAACTTCGGCGTATTCAcctaaaaatctttttggttggAACATATAATCCTCAGTATGCCTCATGTTAGTTTGCCTCATGTTTGAATTACCATTGACAACTTCACCATATTCGCCTAAAAATCTGTTTTGTTGAAACATATTATCCTCAATCTGCCTCATGTTAGTCTGCCTCATGTTTGAATTACTCTTAGCAACTTCAGTATATTCGCCtgaatatttgttttgttggaACATGCTTTCATCAGTCTGCCTCATATTTGAATAACCCTTGAAAGCTTCGGTAGTGCCAAACTCCTGAAGCATATATTTGATTCGActttatacaaatatataaacacaaCACATATAAAACATTTTCCGACATTTGgttattatgaaaaattataaacgtaatataaatttgttattaaaaattaCTATAGAACAAATAAATCAGcctaaaaaatacaataaaataaaattattttaataagcacaatcaaaataagaatgaaaaaaaaaaaaaaaaaaaaaaaaactattaactAAATTTACAAATTCATGTGCGTagttacaaaaacttgaaatttatagAAGGGcattcaaaagttttttttcgtGTGACTTTGAAAAGTTTGGGGTTGGTTCCCAAAGTTTTTAGGCatatttttgaagtttttgaaggtatttttgtcatttcaataATTATAAGGGGTACTTTTGTAATTTTGGTGGTTTAAGGAGAGTATTTTAGTCCTGTTAAAATTAAATGTTTCAAAGGTATTTTGCTCAATTTGGAATTTTCAatgttatttt is a genomic window of Quercus lobata isolate SW786 chromosome 2, ValleyOak3.0 Primary Assembly, whole genome shotgun sequence containing:
- the LOC115974414 gene encoding jacalin-related lectin 3-like; amino-acid sequence: MNYEGYNSYEKGYANMRLVVGENDEDYAFAPNNRVFNEFETKNKEFGTTEAFKGYSNMRQTDESMFQQNKYSGEYTEVAKSNSNMRQTNMRQIEDNMFQQNRFLGEYGEVVNGNSNMRQTNMRHTEDYMFQPKRFLGEYAEVAKGYSNMRQIEDNMLPPNRFVGEYVTNNKVYTGTAQIAKGSKVVSCGPWGGPGGMQFDDGSCYTGVREIQLTRSGGLFSIKVCYDRNGQAIWGNKNGGNGGLTLEKIRFEYPNEFLTHISGYYGSLIFRGPTIIKSITFHTNMKKYGPFGDEQGIPFSSGSKDGIIVGFHGRQGWFIHSIGVYVMEGKPALPRPPIDAFNMGGMRIPEVVSGPMQGPGPCGQGVLMVGMVKKPAPYGPVGLPAGMVKEPAPCGLGPWGGDGGQPWDDKVFTGIKKIFLTKGEAIYSIQIEYDCNGQSIWSVKHGCGNEGTPYQIQFEYPHEFLTSVSGYYGSVAEDECRKVIKSLTFYTNRRRYGPYGEESGTYFTSTKNEGKIIGFHGRAASYLYAIGVHIQPLLNDRVSREPKGCPPQYQFNFYQ